In the Ranitomeya imitator isolate aRanImi1 chromosome 2, aRanImi1.pri, whole genome shotgun sequence genome, CTTGTTATAACGAGGAGGAGCAGACTGCAGTCTTCTCACTGCATCAAAACTCCCCACCTTGGCCACATATGTATGATCTGTTGATGAGCTCATTTCGCATAGGTTTTAATATGAacccctcagggtatgtgcacactacgTCTTTTAGGCATCTGCTTATCCCAGAGTTTGTTTCttcaattgttgaaaaaaaaatgttttgatgacatgttccctttaaagcagaagacacttcaggaaatgtggcctgtttttttttcttttctttacaaaCAATCTAGACCCACCTTAAGatttgtcaggtcacttcttttaaccactttgtGTATTTATAAATGGTTAAATGAAGCTATAGAGATTGCTCATATGCACAGCATGTTGTTTTTCCATTTCAGTGCTTATGTTCATTCGATTTAACCTTGATTAAGCACTTTCAGCCCACCTGAAAATCTTTTGTGTTTATATACTCTGCCCCAGGATTTGTATTTTTCTTTTACTATACTATGTACTGGAAAACGATTAAAAAAATATCTAAGTCTagtgacattgcaaaaaaaaaaagtgcaattccgccaTTGgtttttttgggtgtttttttttttcttttttttttttagtgatcaTTGTGTCATAAAAATTACAtggcaacatgattctccaggtcagtatgattatggcaATAACAAATACCGTATATTtagtttttttctattttaatgGTAGGTAAAAATATTTCTGAaacttgggggggggggagggaaataTAAGTATTCTTTTTTGAGACCTGTAATTTGTTTTTCCATCGATTAGAGATTGTTTTTGTGACTTCTGTGGATATTTATATATAGTTTTGAGGTACATATGCAATAAAGagcaatcaaaatgtcatatcttAGGGAAGTGTGGTCACAGATTAAAGAGCAATTCTagtgttacaattttttttttagcttttaatGTACGGTTTATATTTTGATTGGCCTTTTATTGCACATaacagtgtttaaagggaacctgtcacccccaaaatcgaagatgagctaagcccaccggcatcaggggcttatctacagcattctggaatgcattctgtaatgctgtagataagcccccaatgtatcctgaaagatgagaaaaaagaggttagattatactcacccaggggcggtctgatccgatgggtgtcgcggtccggggcctcccatcttcataggatgacgtcctcttcttgtcttcgctgcggctccggcacaggcgtactttgtctgctctgttgagggcagagcaaagtactgcagtgtgcaagtaaaaacaagaagaggacgtcatcgtaagaagatgggaggcgctgttccggactgcagcgggaccgcccctgggttagtataatctaacctctttttctcatctttcaggatacattgggggcattatacaatgctgtagataagtccctgatgcgggTGGGCTTAGCTCgtcttcgattttggggatgacaggttccctttaaatatgcttGTTTTCATTTCTATAttttatgaggaaaaagggagtgaTTTTTCaactttttatttagtttttatttttagtCCTTTTTATTGACTTGTATTTGCGGACATTTGATCACTTATACTAACACAACATTGCAATATATAGTGAAATTGAAGCTCTGCCATGTGGCTGGTTCTGCCGGTTTATGCCTGAGGCTGAGCTTCTAGGGAAGACTAACATGGCAATTCTGGGGGTTTTCTCCAGCCCTCCAGCTGCCATGGTAATCCATCAGTTGCCTGCTATTGCTTAGCAGGGGACCGATGAGAGGTGGTGCATATGCATTGGAATTGAAgtaatttaaatgccactgtcagagatttgcAGCGACATTTAAATAGTTAAACTGTTGCACTCTCCGATTGCTGCAGTTAAATTACAGACAGATGTCCGCTATGCAACACAGCCAGCATTTGCTGCAAATAAAGCCGGGTCAAGTTTCTGAGCCGGCTTTAtactctgcttaaagggaacctgtcaccccgttttttcaatatgagataaaaatagcgttcaatagggcctgagctgtgctttacaatagtgcttttattatcccctgattccccacctttgctgccaaaacacCTTAGTAAACccgccgttttcggctgtcaatcacgcTGATCCGGTCAAATGGGCGTTGTGAAATCACTGTTTCAAGCCCCCCTCCCGCCCCTCAGCGTGTCTGATgtaactcgatctgtgaatagcacagatcgcgctctttcttTGCAGTGGTGCAGTGCATTCAGCTCTAGCGGTTTTCCACTGAAACCTCTGTGCCCCAGAAGTCTGGATATGCAAATAGTGTTGTCCTGGACGCCGGTAAACTTTTCCCATCCAGAACTGCtagcttaagggtaccgtcacacagtgcaattttgatcgctacgacggcacgatttgtgacgttcgagcgatatagttacgagatcgcagtgtctgacacgctcctgcgatcagggaccctgctgagaatcgtacgtcgtagcagatcgtttgaaactttctttcgtcgtctagtgtcccgctgtggcggcatgattgcatggtgtaacatatatcgtatacgatgtgcgcatagtaaccaacggcttctacatcgcacatacgtcatgaaattatcgctccagcgtcgtagattgcaaagtgtgacagcagtctacgacgctggagcgatgttgttacgacgctggagcgtcacggatcgtaccgtcgtagcgatgaaaattgcactgtgtgacggtaccctaagttttgTAACAAAAtcgcctatctatctatctatctatctcatacacCCCGCGACATACACCCTAAAACATACGCCCTGCGACATACACACTGTTACATCCACCCAGCGATATATAAGACTTGTAACCTACCACATGTGGCATGCAACATAATACATGcttcatgcaacatacgacatgcaccatgcgtcaTAAAacgtgtgacatgcaacatacaacattcaacatgtgacatgcaacctcAAAATGATATGCAAGAATATGCGAcagcatgcggcgacatgcaaGAATATGtgacaccatgcgatgacatgcagcaacatgcgacaacatgctatgacatgcaccatgctacgacatacagcaacatgtgacatgcaagaatatgcgacatgtgacaacatgcgacaacacgcaccatgcggcgacatgcgacaataTGCTATGACATGCAAcatcatgcgacatgtgacaacatgcaccatgcgatgacatgcagcaacatgcatgcaacaacatgtgacatgcgataaCATGCACTATGCGGCGACATGCagcaacatgtgacagcatgcaacaacatgcaccatgcgacaacatgcgacaagcAACATGTGGCGCCATgcagcaacatgcaccatgtgacatgcggcATGGGACAAAATGCgacagcatgcgacgacatgcaacatgcaccatacaacatgcaacatacaacacatacaatatatacatatagacatacagtacattaaacatagagtacatactcaccatcacttgtcactttgatccccgaaaccagtgtcctctgtaaaaaaaaatattaaaataacaaacaacctatatactccctgtccgcagaaatccaatgtaAACGAAtgtccctcgacgatctcccgtggagaacagcagcatcagctgatgtgactgctctccaggggctccaggactacaatgatggaaggtatgcttccccaatgtattccccacaatgtattcctacgcgcctgtgagaaaatagtccctagtcccacttctggcactgctgtttTGGAAAAATCCCTGGCAGCTTTGCAAGAAAGTGacactctgaactatagtaacctctcagtgatgcactgcaggagccattgtctcctgtcagtgtgtcactgagggtcctatagagcagtgacatcacccaatgtcactgttctattggggagatcgtcgtgggacactcgctactaattggactacggcggacaggtagtatacggtttattttacgttttttgcaggcgctgaagtatggttaaatgaagaatattaaaatacttttttcctaatgtgtgttttattaaccctttattagtattggattaataatggataatgaccagtccgcagccgccccagaaatggcgcttctgtaagatgcgccaattctggcacttagcccctctcttcccactcccgtgtagcggtgggatatggggtaataaggggttaatgtcaccttgctattgtaaggtgacattaagccgggttaataacggagaggcgtcaataagatgcctatccattattaatccaatagtaataaagggttaataaaacacaccatacttaccatacttcagcgcccgcaaaaacgtaaaataataaaccgtatactccctgtccgctgtagtccaattagcagcgagtatcccacgacgatctcccctatagaacagtgacatcgggtgatgtcactgctctataggaccttcagtgacacactgacaggaggcaatggctcctgcagtgcatcactgaggttactctagttcactggtctcactttatggcatttgctgcgtgggaaaatgtctcacccagcaatgccaaaagtgagactagggactattttctcacaggggcgtaggaatacattgtggggaatacattggggaagcataccttccatcattgtagtcctggagcccctggagagcagtcacatcagctgatgctgctgttctccacgggagatcgtcgagggacactTGTTTACAGTGGATTTTTGCGGACAGGGGGTATataggttgtttgttattttaatattttttacagatgacactggcttcggggatcaaagtgacacgtgatggtgagtatgtactctgtttaatgtactgtatgtgtgtaatatatatatatatatatatttttgtatgtatgtgttgtatggtgcatgtcgcatgttgcttgtcattgcatgttgtcacatgtcggtgCATGTCGCGGCATGCTGTCGCATGTTATCCCATGTCGCATATTATATGTTGCATGGCGCATTttgctgcatgtcatcgcatgttgcatggcGCTGAATgttgctgcatggtgcatgttgtgtgtcgcatgctgtcacatgttgtATGATGTTGCATGTTGGTGCATggcgttgcatgtcgcatgttgtcgcatgtcgttgcaacATGCGTGTCACATGTCACTGCATGTCACCACATGTTGCATGTTTTTGCATGCTGTTGCATGTTGTCGCCTGTTGCATGTCGTAGCATGACGCATATTGTTGCATGtaatcgcatgtcgccgcatgctgtcgcatgttgaTGCATGCCGCATATTGTAGCATgtaacatgttgttgcatgtcgtagCATGTTGCGtatcgcatgtcgtcacatgttgcatgtagtatgttgtaggtagtatgttgcatgtcgtatgtggtATGTCAAATGTGGTatattgcatgtagtatgttgcatgccaCATGTGGTAGGTTGCAAGACGTATATCGCTGGGTGGATGTCACAGTGTGTATTTCGCAGGGTGTATGTCGCAGGGTGTATGTTGTAGGTAATCTGCtgttagatagatgagatagataaatagaaagaaggaataagaaagttagaaggaataccatagatagatagataagcgaTTTTGTTACAAATCTTACACTAGCAGTTCTGGATGGGAAAAGTTTACCGGCATCCAGGACATCACAATTTGCATTTTCAGACTTCTGGAGCACACAGGTTACTGTGAggagcccgcgcatgcgcaatgatgtgctgtatgctatgcccacagttgggcaaggcataatgcgcaggcgcgagaTGAGACTTCAATGCTTAGGCGCAAAATACTACGTCAACGCCGGGGAGAAATTTCTTAGGGaaaagcaagaggtgggggagaaacagcgatttcacaatgcccatttgaccggaccagcgtgattgacagccGATAACGGTgggtttactaaggtattttggcagcaaaggaggGGAATCGGGGGATAAAAaaagcactattgtaaagcacagctcaggccctattgaacgctatttttatCTCATTGAAaaaagggggtgacaggttccctttaatgacatatGCCGAAAATGTATGTCACTTAAGGAGTTAATAAAATGTTGTGTAATTATTACAGCAGATGTATTAGATTTATACAGTTCTGGTATTCTGACAGGTATACAGCAAAAAATTCCTCTTGCCCTTGACATTTTGCCTCTTGGCTGTCTGGGAAAGCGAAGTGACCAGCTGTATTGACTGTTTGGCAGAGAATGGCTTTAATTTAATGGAAATCTGTTAtcagatttttgccacctaatctgagagcatcataatctaggggcagagaccctgattccagtcatgtgtcactgggctacttgctgtgtttttgaaaaaaacaaacaaacaaatcactGTTTTAGCAGCAAGAGAAGGacaagaggactagtaaacctggtgCTAGTTAGTCCTccacattcatgagctctgtatacccCTCATTAACCAGCTTTCTACCTATGCACgatgtacacaggaagctgtcaatcagtggggaGGGTTACACAgagtacacagagctcagcattcagagatctgctagagcagatctgcaaaaagcagcccagaaagtgatacatctctggaatcagggtctctgtccctacatgaaGCTGATCCCTTTAATACTTATTTTCTTGAGGACTATTTCATATATcttaaattatgtttttttcttttgcagTATGCCTGTTTGCATTGTGAATGGATGTCCATCAGGCGGTCGCCAAAAAGAGCATGGAGTCATCGTTCACGTTTTTCCAAAAGACAAGAACATGATAAAGGCATGGCTGGTTCAGACAGGACAAGACTTTGGAGATCTAGACGAGTTTGTAAATAAGGTTTATGAGGGTAAAAAAACTGACAGCTTCAGACTATGCTCCAAGCACTTTGCTCCTGAATGTTACACACATTTGGATGGCTGGCGGAAGATTCTTAGGAAGGATGCTGTCCCCACCATTTTTCAATATCCCGGTTTTCCAGCTAGTAGTTTGGGGCCCAATGGAAAAATTCCTGCTCGAAAAAGACGCAAAGTGGACAGAGATGGTCATTTGGCACCACTTGGTTTTTGTGAACATTGTGGTCAACAGTCACTGCGTATACCAAAAGCTGTCTCCGTTGGGGTTAACACAGAGTCGGTCATTGTAAAGTGGGACAGGTCTACACAAACTGATCCCAAAATGAACACCAGGGCAGTTGCCGTGGAACATAAAATAAAGACCTATCGCAAAAAAACGCAGTGTAATTTGCCCTTTAACAGGAAAAAAATGAAACTGAAAACTAGTGATGGCAAAACACCAAATATCAATACTGTTTCCAATGCAAAAGCGCACACACCAGGTGTCAATGTGGCACCACCTCATGATTCTCGCCCATCCACCCGCACCACAAAGACTACACCGTCCCCTCCAGTAGAAAAAGGAATCGGTGCGCAGAATACTGTGGCAGAAAAGAGCCATAGTGTTGGATCACAACAGACTTCCAGTTCCCAAAAAGAGCTGAAACCCACATGTGAAGCCTCAGATTTAGTGGAAGCTTCAACATTAACGGAAACGTATGATGCCCTCCAGAAACGAGGCATAAGTGTGACTCCAGAAGATATGAATAGAACTTTCATGACCGAAAGAAAATTTATTGTTTCTGAATCGTGTCTCGATGCCCTGATAAATATGGTCTCCTGCAAGTGGCCTGGCCCCTGTGGAAAGCCTATTatcaaaatctttaaaaaaatagtgggaacTTTTGTTAGTGTATATGTCACCTGTGCAGACAACCACCGGACACATTTATGGGAAAGCCAACCCAAAAAAGGCAGCATGCCTGTAGGGAATCTCGCGCTTTCAGCGTCCATTTTATTCAGTGGTTCCACCTTTAGGCAGGTGCACAATTTGTTCTACTTTATGGGCCTTGAATGCATTAGAAAATCCACCTACCACAAATATCAAAGGAAATATATCTTCCCAACAGTGCAACACTATTGGAAGAAGGACCAGGCCAAAAATCTGTCAGCTTTGGGCAACTCTTCCATATGTATAGTTGGCGATGGACAGTGTGACGCCCCGGGTCGCAATGCCAGATATTGTCTGTACACCCTAATGGATGCATCAACTAAAAAAATACTTAATTTTCAGGTTGAGCAGATGAGGCCAGGCATTTCTCCTGCCCACTTGGAGAAAGAAGCCTTTCAGAAAGCCTTGGAaaaacttcagaaaaaaaaaattggcattaaGATTGTATGTACTGATAAATGTGCTGGCATTAGGAAGCTGATCAAAAATGATTGTGACAGTATGATACACCAGTTTGATGTGTGGCATGTGGCCAGATCCATAGGGGCAAAGGTTCTGTCTGcgagcaaaaaaaaatattgtgctgaCCTGAGTGCGTGGGTGAGCGCTGTTCGAGATCACTTGTGGTGGTCGGCTAGCACGTGCGATAACAATCCAGAACTTCTTCTCGAAAAGTGGAACTCGTTGATAAACCATACCACAAATGAGCACTCTTGGTCCAACAACAAACTGTACCACCGTTGTGAGCATGACCCCGACGAGAAATCACAGAGGCGGAGGAAATGGCTTCGCTGGGGAAGTGCTGCCCACAACTCCCTTCGAGCAATTGTGCTAAATCCAAGGTTGCAGACTGACCTAAAACGCCTCTTCACCTACTGTCACCCAGGTGACATCGAAATGTACCACAGCGCAATTTCAAAGTACCGTCCAAAGAAAGGCGACTTCATCAAGGACAGTGTGAAGGCTAGGATTCGATTAGCAGGTCTACATCACAATTACAGCATTCACCGAGTCCAACACGTAGTCCGAAAAGCCACGATAAGATCTGCAACGCGAAGGCATCTGGCGGTCTGTAGCAGAGATAGAAAACAGCAGTTCATGTGTGCGGTCTATGAGCCAAGCAACCAAGGTTTCTTATTGGAGATGATGAAGGATGTTCTGGAACTGGCAGATGGGAAGAGAAGCTTTGGGTGTACATGAATGAGATGTCTTCTGATTAACCAATGAACATGGACCACATGCCAGTCTAGATACTATCTTGTTGCTACGTTCATTTGCTTTCTTTGTTCAATATATTGAAAGAATTCCAGAGTTtctattgatatttttttttttatacatatatatatattttgtacaaAATATACAGAGAAAATTTCTAATCAGGTTTCCCAAAAGAAGCTCCgcaacttttaaagggaacctgtcatgtgaaaaaatgctGTTAACCTGTTGATATGGGGTTAATGgtgttctgaacctgcccagcTCCCACACTTAGTTTCCTCCCGGCAGCAGGGCTCTAACTCTTATTCCTCCCAGCAGAATTtgggtttcagtcactgctctgtgtatagagagcggcggctgtacCTGCACCCTAGCACTGACTGACATCCGGCCCTAatactgagccggctgtcagtcagtgctggggcgaGGTTACTGCAGTGACTAAATGCTGATTTCTGTCAGGAGGGATAAACTTAATTTCATCAGCGGGGCGCTAAGTATGGGTGTCGGGCAGGTTCTGAAAGCTGTTAACATACAGATGAACCCTACATCTGCAGGTTGATAGCATTTTCTcacgtgacaggttccttttaaataaaATCTGATTAAAGTAAAGATCTGCCCACCAAGTCACAAAAGAGAGAAAAAAGGCCTAAATATCTACAAAAGTACAGCAAATATTATTATAAAAGAATATATAAAGCGTCAAGCAGGATAACAGGGAAACCACTATGGCCAAGGTGGACAAATGCAGGCCTCGAAGatccaataaaaatctatttatacatttttattttcatgtcttcAAGGGCTGACATaaacagagggcccctgtgcagtcCAGTAATTTCTGTGGCAGAAGATGCtgttttggaggtggtagtgggccCACTTATCTTTTGGGCGTTGATGCAGTCAATAGTATGTCCACTTCTGTAATGTGTGCCCAAAAATATATCTATCCTAAAGGATATAGATAGCCATGCAAACAAGCACAAATAAAACGGGGTAGTGCTAGATATAGTATATGAAAACACATCAAATGGCTATGTAGCTCGATATAGAATGAGGAAATAAAGGGCTGAACAAGAGCCACTAGTATATAAGAAGTTTTATATTACAGCGTATCCTTCTATACAGTATAACATTCAGGATTTATGGAGAAAACATCCATAACTGCCAAAACATCTGCACTCTCTTAGAGTATGGCTAAAATTTAAATCACTTTACCTGCAGACTTTATTCGAAACAGACTCCACTTTCCGTGGCTACTGAAATGCCACGATGCGCGTTTCGCTATACAGCTTTATCAGCGCTTCTATGTAGCGGCCAGTTACAGGTTGGTGAAGCGGGAACAGCTGAACCAAACAGAGGTTATTGTAGCAGAAGCTGCTCTctgttagggctcctttccacttgcgaggaaaacggacaagtgcaatccgattaaaaaatcggactgcactcggaccaatgttagtcaataggtgtcttttcatgctgcgtattgctggcaattcagcgtggtgtacagtaaaatcacactgacaggttagattagagtagatatatacacatagaataggtgtgtgtatatatatatatatatatatatatatatataatattatttcaattgccggcttttgctatcgccttcacaaacccgacaggatacgagacatggtttacatatggtaaaccatctcatatcccttttttttttgcatattccacactactaatgttggtagtgtgtatgtgcaaaatttgggtgctctagctattaaattaaagggttaaatcgtggaaaaaattggcgtgggctcccacgcaattttctccgccagagtggtaaagccagtgactgagggcagatattaatagcctggagagggtccatggctattggctcccccttggctaaaaacatctgcccccagccaccccacttggccactctcttcccattcccgtctaGCGGTGGGATATTGttgtgagctccctcctgtggttgctaatggtatgtttgcgagttctgcccttgggctccctctggtggtttcgagtggaactgctgctccgttaggtagctggaacagctgccttcactaatcgccttgcctgggtttgttatttaaacttgCTCTgagccttagtccatgcctgctgtcaatgttcttggttggatttgattcttcccttggatttctcatatggccagtccttgtctggaaaagataagttttgctagtttgtttgtccatttgtttggactctattgctttgcatttgtctctttgtccagcttgtcactatgtcttatttaggctagctggaagctctgggaaagcagatttgcccctccacaccgtgagtcggtgtggagttcatttttgtaaactctgcgtggattttgtagtcttttatactgaccgcacagtttcctttgctctgtctatctagtttagtattggcctcccctttgctgaattctaatttcatttctgtgttcatcatttccctctcctttacagtcaatatttgtggggggctatctttccttttgggggtttctctgaggcaagatagctttctatttccttctttaggggtagttatatctgaggttgtgacgaggtgtctagggagtgtcaggaacatcccacggctatttctagttgtgttgttaggattagggacagcggtcagtagagataccaccttctcagcgcttgttccatgttgcgttttagccaccaggtaatttcagtgtggcctcttaaccaccaggtcataacagatatggggtaatgaaggattaatgtcaccttgctattgtaaggtgacattaagccagattaataatggagaggcgtcaattatgacacctatccattattaatccaatagtatgaaatggttaaaaaacacacacacattattacaaagtattttaatgaaataaatacacaggtttttgtaatattttattatactggtaatccacctgaagaccctcgttctgtaaaaaaaaggtaaaataaaaaaacaacaatattccataccttccgatgatcagtcttgtcccacgctgtaaatccatctgaaggggttaactaattttacaagcagaagctctgctaatgcagctgtgctcctgcctgcaaaccccggggaatgaatggaatgtaggtcaatgacctgtagttaccttcagtcgcggtgatgcaccctctgctggatgtcctcatatgaacttgagcctgggaacttttcagaatattttcccacacccataggggtggagccgcatattcatcactgtaatgtgcggcacca is a window encoding:
- the LOC138665251 gene encoding uncharacterized protein codes for the protein MPVCIVNGCPSGGRQKEHGVIVHVFPKDKNMIKAWLVQTGQDFGDLDEFVNKVYEGKKTDSFRLCSKHFAPECYTHLDGWRKILRKDAVPTIFQYPGFPASSLGPNGKIPARKRRKVDRDGHLAPLGFCEHCGQQSLRIPKAVSVGVNTESVIVKWDRSTQTDPKMNTRAVAVEHKIKTYRKKTQCNLPFNRKKMKLKTSDGKTPNINTVSNAKAHTPGVNVAPPHDSRPSTRTTKTTPSPPVEKGIGAQNTVAEKSHSVGSQQTSSSQKELKPTCEASDLVEASTLTETYDALQKRGISVTPEDMNRTFMTERKFIVSESCLDALINMVSCKWPGPCGKPIIKIFKKIVGTFVSVYVTCADNHRTHLWESQPKKGSMPVGNLALSASILFSGSTFRQVHNLFYFMGLECIRKSTYHKYQRKYIFPTVQHYWKKDQAKNLSALGNSSICIVGDGQCDAPGRNARYCLYTLMDASTKKILNFQVEQMRPGISPAHLEKEAFQKALEKLQKKKIGIKIVCTDKCAGIRKLIKNDCDSMIHQFDVWHVARSIGAKVLSASKKKYCADLSAWVSAVRDHLWWSASTCDNNPELLLEKWNSLINHTTNEHSWSNNKLYHRCEHDPDEKSQRRRKWLRWGSAAHNSLRAIVLNPRLQTDLKRLFTYCHPGDIEMYHSAISKYRPKKGDFIKDSVKARIRLAGLHHNYSIHRVQHVVRKATIRSATRRHLAVCSRDRKQQFMCAVYEPSNQGFLLEMMKDVLELADGKRSFGCT